Below is a window of Candidatus Rokuibacteriota bacterium DNA.
ACAGGCGGTACAGACGGCTGGAAAGAGTTGCCGCTCGCCCTGCGGGACCCGGTCGCCCCCCGAGCGACGGGCGCCCCGACACTCCTTGCAGCGCGACGGCTGGTGCTGAAAGCCCTTCTCGGCATAGAAGGCCTGCTCTCCCGCGGAGAAGAGAAACTCTTTCCCGCACTCCCGACACACGAGCACCTTATCCTGGAATTCCATCGGCTGATCTCCCTGCTGCGTTGCGGGT
It encodes the following:
- a CDS encoding zinc-ribbon domain containing protein, producing the protein MEFQDKVLVCRECGKEFLFSAGEQAFYAEKGFQHQPSRCKECRGARRSGGDRVPQGERQLFPAVCTACGKETQVPFKPTAGKPVYCRECYAKRGGRAGQGSSVVLEP